Genomic window (Ureibacillus composti):
GGAAGCCAGTTATGCAATCTGTGTTGCGTCCATTAGAAAAGAATAACGTTGCAGAAAAATTAGCGGAGGAAATCACAGAAGAGTTATATGGAACAGAATTAACTTCAAGTGTTTCACGCATTGAAAAGTTCTTCCGATGTCCTTTCTCACATTTCACGACTTATGGATTGCATTTAGAAGAGCGAGCACAATATCGACTTGAAAACTTTGCGATGGGGGATCTTTTCCATGAAGCTTTAAAATGGATTACTCTTGAAACGAAACGTCAAGGAATTCAATGGAACCGATTATCACCTAGAGAGTGTGCTGCACTTGCACGCCAAGCGGTAGAACAAATTGTTCCTGTATTCTCACACCAGATTTTATTAAGTAGTGCACGTTATCGATATATCCAACGAAAATTAATTCGAATCGTAGAACGAACATTGATTGCCTTAACACAACATGCAAAGGTTTCGCATTTTAAACCACTCGCAATTGAAGCATCTTTTGGGCCGGGCAAAGATGAACAATTGCCACCTCTTGAAATTGATTTGCAGGGTGGACGCAAAATGAAATTACGTGGGCGTATTGACCGAATTGATAGTGCTCAAATTGGCGATCAATCATATTTGCGTGTCATTGACTATAAATCTTCTAGCCGTGACTTAGATTTAAATGAACTGTATTACGGTTTATCGTTACAATTACTAACTTATTTGGATGTTGCCGTGGAGAATGCGAACTACTGGTTAGGACACGATGCAGAGCCTGCTGGTGTGCTTTATGTACATGTTCACAATCCGATTTTGAAAATCGAGCAAGAATTAAATGAAATGGATTTAGATCTTGAACGAATGAAAAAGTATAAAATGAAGGGTCTTCTCATGGAAGATTCGGACTCGCTCATTGCAATGGATGAGGAACTAGAGCAGGGGGGAAGCTCAAAAATTATCCCTGTTTATTTAAAAAAGGATGGGTCAACATCTGAATCTAAATCCCGTGTTGTGCCGCGTGTGGCAATGTCCCAATTGAAAAATTTTGTGCGACAAAAGCATCAAGAAGCAGGAAATGCGATTTTGAGTGGGGATACTGCCATTCAACCATATCGTTTAAAAGGGAGAACTGCATGTGATTATTGTAGCTTTAAGTCTGTTTGTCAGTTCGACCCTACAGATCAAGAACAACAATATTTAAATTTAAAAGCAGACAAACCAGCAAATATTGTCGGCAAAATACGTGAGGAGTTGAAATGTAAGAATGGCGTTATCGATTCCAACTAAAGGTCCCGATGTTACGTGGACGGATGAGCAATGGAAAGCAATCTGGGCAACAGGTCAAGATACGCTTGTCTCAGCGGCTGCTGGTTCCGGAAAAACCGCTGTCCTCATTAATCGGATGATTGAAAAAGTCATTTCAGAAGATAATCCAATTGATGTGGACGAGCTGCTTGTTGTGACTTTTACCAATGCTTCGGCTGCAGAAATGCGTCATCGTATGGCAGAAGCACTTGAAAAAGAAATTGCAAAAAATCCACAAAATCAACATTTAAGACGTCAATTAAGTCTAGTGAATAAAGCGCAAATTTCAACTCTACACTCGTTTTGTTTGTCGATTGTAAAACAATACGCTTATCTCATTGATATTGACCCTGGATTCCGTATTGCAAACGAGGGAGAGTCCGCGTTACTTCGTGATGATGTGTTAGCTGAAGTTTTAGAAGCAGCATATGACCAAGAAGATGAAGAAAGAGTAAATGCTGTATACCGATTAGTTGATAGTTTTACTTCTGATCGGGATGATCAAGCAATTGAAATATTAATTGATAAATTATATGAAATGTCTCGTGTCCACCCAGAACCAACTAAATGGTTACGTTCACTTCCGGAGCAATATGATTTACCAGAAAATATTACGGTCGATGATTTACCCTTTATTGGACCTTTGAAAAAGGCAATCAAATTTAGCTTAGAGGAAGCCTTGGCCCACATTCAAGAAGTAAGACAATACGCATTGAAACCAGATGGACCAGCTCCATATGCTGAAACAGCAGAATTAGATTTTGGTCTTATACAAGAAGCCATTCGCCGAATTGACAACTGTTCTTGGCAAGAAACCTATGATTATTTTGTAACATTAAAATGGGCAAGATTAGCAAGCGTAAAAAAAGACAGTTGTGACCCGGATCTACAAGAAAAGGCGAAGAAAAAACGTGAACAAGCAAAAAAAGTAATGACTACTATAAAAGATTCATTTTTCGCTCGTAAACCTGAGCGTTTATTGGATGAAATCCGTCTGATGGCGCCGATGATTACAACATTAGTTGAGTTAACTGAACGATTTGGGGAACGATTTACAACCGCAAAACTTGAACGAGGTCTAGTTGACTTTTCCGATTTGGAACATTTTGCATTACAAATATTAACCGAAGAAGCAGATGGAATACTTGTTCCTTCTCAAGTTGCTAAGGATTTCCAACAGCGTTTTAAAGAAGTACTTGTCGATGAATATCAGGATACAAATAATTTGCAAGAAACGATTTTGCAGCTCGTGAAAAGTGGGAATGAAGCAAACGGGAATATGTTTATGGTTGGTGACGTAAAACAATCCATTTACCGGTTCCGACTTGCAGAACCTATGCTGTTCTTAAACAAATATAACCAGTTTGAAGAAGAGCCTGAACAAAATGGGTTGAGAATTGATCTAAATGCAAACTTCCGTAGTCGCCAAGAAGTATTACTAGGGACAAACTTTGTTTTCGAACAGATTATGGGTGAAACCGTCGGGGAAATTGATTATGACGAAAAAGCGGGATTAAAACCAGGGGCTCCCTATAATGAAACTGAAATGCCTATCGAACTGACAATTCTCCATGAGGAACAAGAAGACGACCATGAACAAGACGAAACTGATGAAGAAAACGAAGCAATGGATCTCGTCATTGAAGAAGAAATTAAGAAATCACAGCAAGAAGCAAGGTATATTATTAAAAGAATTCGTGAACTGATTGACAGTGGTGCAACAGTTTATAATGCAAAAGAAAAAGACCCAACAAAACGAGAAAGACGAATGCGCTACAGCGATATCGTAATCTTAATGCGCTCCATGACTTGGTCGAGTGATTTAGTTGAGGAATTTAAAGCAGCAGGCATTCCGCTTTACGCAGAGTCTTCTAAAGGATATTTTGAGGCACTAGAAGTAATGGTCATGTTAAATGTATTAAAAGTAGTGGATAACCCGTATCAAGATATTCCACTTGCTTCAGTATTACGTGCACCATTTGTGGGGTTAACTGAAAATGAACTAGCACAAGTTCGTTTAACAAATAAAAAAGCTGCGTTTTATGATGCGCTTAAAGAGTTTGTAATGGAAGAAAAATCAGGACTTACTCATCAAACAGCTCAAAAACTCCAAACGTTTTTACAGCAATTAGAGACTTGGCGAAATCTTGCACGACGCGGTTCGTTATCTGATTTAATTTGGAAAATCTACATTGATACAAATTACTATGAAATGGTTGGAGCAATGGCGAATGGGAAACAGCGTCAGGCCAATTTGCGAACACTTCATGATCGAGCATTAATGTATGAAAAAACGTCATTCCGAGGGTTATTTAGATTTTTACGTTTTATCGATCGTATGCGTTCACGCGGTGATGATTTAGGGGTAGCAAAAGCAATTGGAGAGAAAGATGATGTTGTTCGACTCGAAACGATCCACTCTTCCAAAGGGCTAGAATATCCGGTTGTTTTTGTTGCTGGACTTGGTAGAAGCTTTAACCAAATGGACTTTAATAACCCTTATTTATTTGATCAACAATTTGGACTTGCAGTAAAAGCCATTGACCCTGACAACCGAATCATGTATACGTCATTACCGTTTCTTGCAATGAAAGAGAAGAAAATTCTCGAAATGAAAGCGGAAGAAATGCGTGTTCTATATGTTGCAATGACACGTGCAAAAGAGCGTTTAATATTAGTTGGCTCAGTGAAAAATTGGGATAAAGTTCGCCAAGCTTGGTGTGAGATGCAAAGTCTTCCACATGAGAGTTTACTTCCAGAGTATTTACGTGCTCGCGCAAAAACCTATTTAGATTGGATTGGTCCGGCTGTTGCCAGACATGAATGTTTTAATGAGTTTAGTGAAGAAGACTATAAACCTGTAGAACACTCATCAAAATGGAAGATTACCGTTCTTTCAAATGAAACATTCAAGTTCGGTACTGAAAATGAGACATTAGCTAATGAATTGAATGAAATGGAACAACAAGTAGACGAGCAGCTTTTGAATGAGTTGACGAAACGGTTTACAACGAAGTATCCATTTTCCAATTCTATTACAAAGAAATCGAAAACAAGTGTTTCTGAAATAAAACGAATTGAAAGTTTACAACGTGATGAGGAGCAAGAAACGGCGGTGTTCAATCGACAAAAGTCATCTGCTACGAAACGCCCTCAGTTCCTACAAGAAAAATCCTTATCTGCAACTGAAATTGGAACGGTTGTACATACTGTAATGCAACATGCTCCAAAAGAGGGATTTGCCAATGTTGGAGAGGTAGAGGCATACCTTGAAGCACTTGTAGAACGTCAATTATTGACGAGTGATGAAATCAAAGTAGTAGAACTAGAAAAAGTATATAACTTCTTCGCTACTTCGATTGGTAAAAGATTTAGTAGTGCGAAACAATTACTGCGAGAAGTTCCTTTTACGTTAAGCATTTCCGATGAAGAAGGAGATTCACAAATTATCCAGGGGATTATTGACTGCTTATTTGAGGATGAGGATGGAAAATGGGTACTCCTAGATTATAAAACGGACAAAGTACTCCCTGGATTTAAAGAAGAACCAGCGCTAACAAAGGAAATGACAAAACGTTATGGTGTTCAACTCCGTATCTATAGTGAAGCCATTGAAGATATTCTTCAAATTAAGGTAGATGAAAAAATTCTATACTTATATCACGTAAAAAAAGAAATACAATTAGTGTAGGAAGAAAAGTACTAGTCAAAACGAGGGGGAGACGAATCCTCCTCGTTTTGTTTTTTTATAGTAAAATAGATTTGCAATATGTATAGATAAAAATGTAAAACAATTCAATAAAAGGAGTTTGAATCGTGAATTTTCAACCAACTACACTAAATGAAAGAATTGAGTCAATTGATATTTTACGTGGGTTTAGTTTACTAGGTATTTTATTAGTAAATATGTTCGCCTTTTATTTACCGATGCCACATATTTTAGATTTAAACAGTTGGTTTTCAGAAGCAAAAGATATCATCTGGCAACAAACATTAGATATTTATGTACAAAGTAGTTTTTATCCGCTATTCTCAATGCTATTTGGCTACGGATTAGCAATGCAATATTTAAAATCGAAAAGAACTGGGTCAAGTTTTTATAAATTTGCACCCAAAAGGCTGATCATCCTACTTGTGCTTGGTTTCCTTCATGCAATTTTTATTTGGTGGGGGGATATTTTAGCAACTTATGCATTCTGCGGATTCTTCTTATTAATGTTAATCCGTTTAAGAAGTAGATGGTTACTATCCATTGCAATAGGGATCAATTTTGTAATGCATTTTTTATTCATTTTCATTTTCCTTAAATCAGGGATGGCAAACATGGAAGTTGACTCTTCATTTGTTGATATTGAAATGATTAATAGTGCGATTACCGCTTATGGAGTTGGGAGCTGGGGTGACGCATTAATGCAAAGATTGAAAGATTTATCTGTTCAAATGAGCTTCTCTATGTGGATTACATCCTTATTTACTATTTTACCTTATATGTTAATTGGTGCTGCTGCAGCGAAATTACGTTTAATTGAACGAGCAAAAGAACTAAAAAAATGGTGGATTACTCTAGGAATCATCTGTATTTTTGCAGGCCTAGTAATTAAAAGTGCACCATATAATATGACACGTTCATATTTACTCGATTATTTAAAAGTATATATTGGTGGTCCAGTATTATCTGTTGGATATGTAGCGCTGATTGTATTACTTTGTATGATTCCTTGGTTACTAAAACTCCTACGACCAATTGGTAAAGCTGGCCGTATGTCATTAACGCTTTATATTATGCAATCAATCATCTGTACACTATTATTCTATAATTTCGGTTTTGGATTATACGGAGAGGTAGATGTTCAAATGGGCGTACTGATTGCAATTGCCCTTTATGTCATTCAAGTGATTTTCGCAGAGTTATATTTTATGAAATACAAACAAGGACCGCTTGAACTAGCTGTAAAGAAAATAACTTACCGAAAAATGTTGTCCGAAAAATGAGCATTTTCTAAAAGTTTGATGTATGATGTAATAAAATAGGAGCAAGGAGTTTGAACAATGAAGATTTTATCGTTTAAATTGAATGGCGAAGTAAAGTTTGGAACTAAAGTTAAAAAAGAGGAAGCAGTTTGGGATGTACTAGCCATCCAAGAAGAACTTCAAGCACTTCCTTCTTTCCCTAATACAATTATAGATGGTATATCACTAGGTTTTGATTTTGTTGAAAAGGTTAGAAGATTAGTAGAAGCTGCTCAAAATTCACCGCAAGTGAATGATTTTAAAATACCGTTCACGGATATCGAATGGTTAGCACCAATTCCACGTACACCAAAAAACATTTTGTGTGTAGGAAAAAATTATGACGCGCATGCAAAGGAAATGGGTGCTGAAGCTGCACCATCAGATTTATTAGTATTCACGAAACCACCAACTTCCATTGCTGCTGATGAGCAAACACTTTCAGTACATGCAACAAAAACAGACTCTTATGATTATGAAGGAGAGCTTGCGGTCGTAATCGGAAAATTTGGCCGTGATATACCGAAAAATCAAGCATTAGATTATGTCTTTGGTTATACAATTGCAAATGATCTAACTGCAAGAGATGTACAAGATCGACATAAGCAATTTTTCTTAGGTAAAAGTTTAGATGGTTCTTGTCCAATGGGTCCTTATGTTGTGACAAAAGATGAGATTCCAGATCCGCAAGTTTTAACAGTAGTGACAAAGGTTAATGGAGAAATTCGTCAAAATGGTTCAACGAAAGATATGATCTTTACTGTAGAAAACTTAATATCTATCATTTCCCACCATGTAACATTAGAGCCAGGGGATATTATCTTAACGGGTACACCAGCTGGAGTAGGTAAGGGAATGAACCCTCCAACATTCTTAAAAGCAGGCGATGAAGTGAAAGTATCAATCGAAGGTATTGGAACTCTAGTAAATCGTTTTCAATAATATAGGAAGATAATATTTGAAATGCCCCCATCTAAATGGTAGGATATTGCTGAAAAGAAAATATAAGGTGGGGAAAAGATGGACTTTTTAACAGGCTCAACGCATCTGCACGTTACTACTTGGGTAGTTGCGATTATATTGTTCTTGATTGCTGCTTTAGCGTCGAAATCTAAAGGCCTTCATATGGTATTACGCTTATTCTATATTTTGATCATTATTACTGGTGGTGCATTATTCATCGAAGCGATGGATTATGGACAAGGTATGAACTACGGGATTAAATTCCTTTTAGGGATTCTAGTAATTGGTATGATGGAAATGATTTTAGTGCGAAAAGCAAAAAATAAACCAACAACAGTATTCTGGATTCTATTTGTAATTTTCTTATTTGCAGTATTATACTACGGATTCAAATTACCAATGGGTCAAAGCTTTTTAGCCTAATTAGTACAGTAAGGGACGTGAAATTTCACGTCCTTTTTTGTTTTCTTGGAGATGGTAGGATTTTAAATAAAAACTAAGATGAGATTGGTAAGGGGGGACATTGTGGGTTCTATAACAAAATAATTTTCAGCCACTCGTTCACTGTTTTGTCTTATTTACTTTAGAAATCACTAATTTAAAATGAAAAGATAGCGGGTATGCTGCCATTTTTGGTAAAATAGCGTTGGATTGGCTTGAAGGAGAGGGATAATTTTGAATTTCAAAAAATGGATTTGTGCAACCGCTACAACAATTTTGTTAGCAAGCTCACTATCTTTTTCATCTGTAGCAAATGCTGAAGAAACAAAAACAATTGCAGATGAGAGCATATATGATTTATTAGTTGACCGTTTTTTTAATGCTACTGGCGAAAACGATTACCATACAGACCAAAAGGATATCTCTCAATTTTCGGGTGGTGATTTCCAAGGGATTAGCGAAAAGCTTTCATTAATTACAGATATGGGCTTTACCATCGTTTCAATTGGTCCAATATTCTCAACCGAAAAATATGATGGTTCGATGACTACAAGCTATACAGAGCTTGAAAAACATTTCGGAACGAAAGAAGATTTCGAACAGATGATTGATTCACTAAATCAAAGAGACGTATCTGTTATGGTAGACTTTCCTTTATCTAATGTAAGTGAGAATCACGAATGGGCGAAAGATCCGTCAAAGCAGAAATTGATTACAAGTAAGAAAGATGGAATCGTTCAATGGGATTTAAACAATGAAGAAGTACAACGTGCATTGATTGATGCTGTTGTAGAATTTGTAACTACATATAACGTTGGTGGAATTCGATTAACAAATTTAGAAAATGCTGATACAAATTTTATTAATAATATTATCGATGAAATTAAAGCGGTAAATGATAAAATTTATGTCATTTCAAATGAAGACAGCGATGCAAATTTTGATGCTTCCTATTATAGTGATACGAGTGAAACTTTCCGAAACATTTATAAAAATGTGGATCTCGATTCATCAGAACAATTAAAGCATATCGAACCTTATGCAAAAGGGGAAGATAAACCAACACAAATTATGATTGATAATATTCAATCAGATCGCTTTGTTTATGATGTCGAAGCATTCCCACCAACAAGACTAAAATTATCGGTTGCCGCAACTTTGTTATTGCCAGGTGTACCAGTCATGCAATATGGTACAGAAATCGCAATGAACGGTGAAGCAGGTACAGAGGCGCATCAATTATATAATTTTAAAACGAATGATGAATTAATTGACGCGATATCAAATTTACAGTCCTTACGTAATCAATCTGAGACATTACGTAATGGAGAATTTAAACTAGTAAAGAACGAAAATGGATTCCTTGCCTTTGAACGTATCTCTGATGATGAACACTGGTTAGTAGTAATCAATAATACTGGAAAAACTACACGAGTTGATTTATCTGAAGAGGAAATTGGGGTAGATAAAGAAATTCGTGGTATGTTTGAAAGTGAAATTATTCGTGCAAACGATGAAGGAAATTATCCAGTCGTATTAGACCGTGAAATGGTCGAAGTATATCAAATTATTGATGAACGAGGTTTGAACGTTGGCTATTTAGTCGCGTTAGGATTCGTGTATTTAATCTTTATTGGATTCATAGTTATAATATTAAAACGTGCAAAAAGAAATAAAATAACAAAATAATCTCTTATAACAAATCGGCAAATTCTAATGTATTTAGAATTTGTCGATTTTTTTATTGTTATGGAAAAAAATCCTACAAAGTGGGTACCTTGGTAAAAGTTTATTCTAATAAAAATTCTGATCAAGTGTCTCGTGAGAGCGGTCTAAGCACACAAGCCGCAAAGCCATGTTGAAACATGTCTTTTCGACTTGTCTATGTGCTTTGTGTAAGGACCGCTCACATAAAAAGTGTCCTTCTAAACGTTCCGGAAACTTTGCGCGGCTTACAGTGGTAGGCCGCGATTTCTGAAGAATGGCTAACACATTTAATTGGTTGGAGTGGATAAAATTTTCGAGAATTATAAAACTTTTAAAGTTTTACATCTGTTATCGTTTCTTTTTTCTACGATAGAAAAGTTAAATTAACAAAAGAAATAGCAACATCTCAATTTAAATCGGAGTCGAACTATGTCTTTCCCCAAAGAAATAATCATAAATTTTGTTTTCTATCAATATAAGTGAAAAAAAGCTAGATTCTGTGTATGAAATTTTAATAGTGTGCCAAGTTTTCACATAACCTAGTGAATAATGACTTTTTTATTCAGTTCATCATATAAGCAATTGCATAATAGTTATTCAAGAATCGATTGCAGAAAAGGGGGAGGTTTATTTGAATACGTCAGATGAATTGTTAAAGATTCATAATTTACATACTGGTTTTCGAATAAAAGATACATTCTATGATGCAGTCGATGGTGTTTCCCTCACACTTCGTAAAAATGAAATACTAGCAATCGTTGGGGAATCAGGGTGTGGAAAAAGTACATTAGCAACTTCTATTATTGGACTTCACGAACCAAATAACACCAGAGTTCAGGGTGAAATAATGTTTAAAAATACAAACTTAGCTACTCTCTCAGAAGAGGAATTTGAACATGTTCGTGGCAGTGATATAAGCATGATATTTCAAGATCCGTTATCTGCATTAAATCCACTAATGCGCATTGGGGAACAAATTGAAGAAAGCTTAAAATATCATACTGACATGTCCAAAGATCAACGCAATGAAAGAGTTTTTGAATTGCTAAGACAAGTTGGCATTAATAGACCGGAACGTGTAGTAAAACAATTTCCACACCAATTATCAGGTGGAATGAGACAGCGGGTAATGATTGCCATTGCTATCGCCTGTAAGCCACAAATTATTATTGCAGATGAACCAACCACTGCACTTGATGTAACGATTCAATCGCAAATTTTAGACTTGCTGATAGATTTACAAAATGAAACGAATGCAGGGATTTTATTAATTACTCATGACTTAGGTGTTGTAGCTGAAGTTGCAGATCGTGTAGCTGTTATGTACGCAGGTGAGATTATAGAGGAAGCGCCTGTAGAAGAATTATTTAAACGACCTAAACATCCTTATACCCGTTCTTTATTCAATTCTATACCACAAATGAATGCCCATTCTGGTCGTTTGAATGTTATAGAAGGGATTGTTCCATCACTTATTCATTTACCTAGAACTGGTTGTCGGTTTGCTCCTCGTATTTCTTGGCTACCTGATTCAGTACATGAAGATCATCCAACATTACATGAGGTTTCACCAGGTCATTTTGTGAGGTGTTCATGTTGGAAAGTGTTTCACTTTAAAAGCGAAATTGGAGGGACGACTTCGTGAGTTTTATGCAAATCAAAAATTTGAAGGTCCATTACCCGATTCGTGGAGGTTTTTTTAATTCTATTATTGACTATGTTTATGCCGTAGATGGAATAAGTATGGAATTTGAAAAGGGAAAAGCTTATGGATTAGTAGGGGAATCTGGTTGTGGGAAATCTACAACGGGAATGGCGATTATAGGTCTAGAAAAAATTACATCTGGATCGATTATATACGAAGGTGAGGATGTTACAAACCAGCGCAGAAAACGAAATGGTTCATTTAATCGTGAAATTCAAATGATCTTTCAAGATGCGCATTCTAGTCTAAATCCTAGGAAAAGAGTCGAACATCTTTTAGCAGAGCCAATTCGAAATTTTTTAAGGGTTTCACCAAAGGAAGAACAAAAGAAAATTAGTGAATTGCTTGAAATTGTCGGAATGCCAGAGGATGCGAAATTAAAATACCCACATGAATTTTCAGGTGGGCAAAAGCAACGTTTAGGCATTGCCCGTGCGCTTGCAACAAATCCAAAATTAATTATTGCAGACGAACCGGTATCAGCTTTGGATTTATCGGTTCAAGCGCAAGTTTTAAATTTCATGAAAGATATTCAAAAGGAATTTGGATTAAGCTATTTGTTCATTTCACACGATTTAGGTGTTGTAAAACATATGTGTGATCATATTTCCATTATGTATAAAGGGCGTTTTGTTGAAACCGGAACAAAAGAGGATATTTTCACAAACCCTCACCATATTTATACAAAGCGATTACTTTCTGCCATTCCGAATGTTTCCCCAAAAGGGCGAGAAAAACGAAAGCGTGAACGAATTATTGTAGAAAAGAATTATCAAACAGAACTCAAGAATTATTTTGATCATAATCATCGCGTACTTGATTTAGCTCCTTTATCAGAAACACATTTTGTAGCCATTGCAAATGGTGTGAGCATGAGGGGGAACAATTCATAATGTGGAAAACAATCTTACGACGGTTATTCATTATGATTCCTCAATTATTTGTCTTAAGTATCCTGATCTTTATTATGGCAAAATTTATGCCGGGAGATCCCTTTACAGGAATGATTACGCCGGAAACAGACCCAACTAGAATAGAAGAATTACGAGAAAAAGCGGGACTTAATGATCCTTGGTATGTTCAGTATGGCAGGTGGGTTGGTAATGCCTTGCAAGGGGACTTTGGGAAAAGTTATACATTTCAACGCGATGTTTCAGATATTATTGGGGAACGTGCAATCAATACGTTTTATTTATCATTTCTAAGTGTGTTCTTACTTTATTTAATTGCCATTCCTTTAGGTATTTTAGCGGGTCGTTATCAAAGTTCAAGGCTTGATAAAACAATCATTTTATACAGTTTTGTAACCTATGCGATCCCTACATTCGTATTAGCATTAGTTTTTTTGTATTTTCTGGGTTATCAATTACATTGGTTTCCGACAAGCGGAAGTGTGGATATTAAATATGAGGAAGGAACATGGGGGTTCTTCTGGAGCAAGTTCTATCATATTCTACTCCCTGCCATAACGTATGCGATTCTTGGCACA
Coding sequences:
- the addA gene encoding helicase-exonuclease AddAB subunit AddA, which gives rise to MALSIPTKGPDVTWTDEQWKAIWATGQDTLVSAAAGSGKTAVLINRMIEKVISEDNPIDVDELLVVTFTNASAAEMRHRMAEALEKEIAKNPQNQHLRRQLSLVNKAQISTLHSFCLSIVKQYAYLIDIDPGFRIANEGESALLRDDVLAEVLEAAYDQEDEERVNAVYRLVDSFTSDRDDQAIEILIDKLYEMSRVHPEPTKWLRSLPEQYDLPENITVDDLPFIGPLKKAIKFSLEEALAHIQEVRQYALKPDGPAPYAETAELDFGLIQEAIRRIDNCSWQETYDYFVTLKWARLASVKKDSCDPDLQEKAKKKREQAKKVMTTIKDSFFARKPERLLDEIRLMAPMITTLVELTERFGERFTTAKLERGLVDFSDLEHFALQILTEEADGILVPSQVAKDFQQRFKEVLVDEYQDTNNLQETILQLVKSGNEANGNMFMVGDVKQSIYRFRLAEPMLFLNKYNQFEEEPEQNGLRIDLNANFRSRQEVLLGTNFVFEQIMGETVGEIDYDEKAGLKPGAPYNETEMPIELTILHEEQEDDHEQDETDEENEAMDLVIEEEIKKSQQEARYIIKRIRELIDSGATVYNAKEKDPTKRERRMRYSDIVILMRSMTWSSDLVEEFKAAGIPLYAESSKGYFEALEVMVMLNVLKVVDNPYQDIPLASVLRAPFVGLTENELAQVRLTNKKAAFYDALKEFVMEEKSGLTHQTAQKLQTFLQQLETWRNLARRGSLSDLIWKIYIDTNYYEMVGAMANGKQRQANLRTLHDRALMYEKTSFRGLFRFLRFIDRMRSRGDDLGVAKAIGEKDDVVRLETIHSSKGLEYPVVFVAGLGRSFNQMDFNNPYLFDQQFGLAVKAIDPDNRIMYTSLPFLAMKEKKILEMKAEEMRVLYVAMTRAKERLILVGSVKNWDKVRQAWCEMQSLPHESLLPEYLRARAKTYLDWIGPAVARHECFNEFSEEDYKPVEHSSKWKITVLSNETFKFGTENETLANELNEMEQQVDEQLLNELTKRFTTKYPFSNSITKKSKTSVSEIKRIESLQRDEEQETAVFNRQKSSATKRPQFLQEKSLSATEIGTVVHTVMQHAPKEGFANVGEVEAYLEALVERQLLTSDEIKVVELEKVYNFFATSIGKRFSSAKQLLREVPFTLSISDEEGDSQIIQGIIDCLFEDEDGKWVLLDYKTDKVLPGFKEEPALTKEMTKRYGVQLRIYSEAIEDILQIKVDEKILYLYHVKKEIQLV
- a CDS encoding DUF418 domain-containing protein, producing the protein MNFQPTTLNERIESIDILRGFSLLGILLVNMFAFYLPMPHILDLNSWFSEAKDIIWQQTLDIYVQSSFYPLFSMLFGYGLAMQYLKSKRTGSSFYKFAPKRLIILLVLGFLHAIFIWWGDILATYAFCGFFLLMLIRLRSRWLLSIAIGINFVMHFLFIFIFLKSGMANMEVDSSFVDIEMINSAITAYGVGSWGDALMQRLKDLSVQMSFSMWITSLFTILPYMLIGAAAAKLRLIERAKELKKWWITLGIICIFAGLVIKSAPYNMTRSYLLDYLKVYIGGPVLSVGYVALIVLLCMIPWLLKLLRPIGKAGRMSLTLYIMQSIICTLLFYNFGFGLYGEVDVQMGVLIAIALYVIQVIFAELYFMKYKQGPLELAVKKITYRKMLSEK
- a CDS encoding fumarylacetoacetate hydrolase family protein; this encodes MKILSFKLNGEVKFGTKVKKEEAVWDVLAIQEELQALPSFPNTIIDGISLGFDFVEKVRRLVEAAQNSPQVNDFKIPFTDIEWLAPIPRTPKNILCVGKNYDAHAKEMGAEAAPSDLLVFTKPPTSIAADEQTLSVHATKTDSYDYEGELAVVIGKFGRDIPKNQALDYVFGYTIANDLTARDVQDRHKQFFLGKSLDGSCPMGPYVVTKDEIPDPQVLTVVTKVNGEIRQNGSTKDMIFTVENLISIISHHVTLEPGDIILTGTPAGVGKGMNPPTFLKAGDEVKVSIEGIGTLVNRFQ
- a CDS encoding YisL family protein, with amino-acid sequence MDFLTGSTHLHVTTWVVAIILFLIAALASKSKGLHMVLRLFYILIIITGGALFIEAMDYGQGMNYGIKFLLGILVIGMMEMILVRKAKNKPTTVFWILFVIFLFAVLYYGFKLPMGQSFLA
- a CDS encoding alpha-amylase family glycosyl hydrolase, whose amino-acid sequence is MNFKKWICATATTILLASSLSFSSVANAEETKTIADESIYDLLVDRFFNATGENDYHTDQKDISQFSGGDFQGISEKLSLITDMGFTIVSIGPIFSTEKYDGSMTTSYTELEKHFGTKEDFEQMIDSLNQRDVSVMVDFPLSNVSENHEWAKDPSKQKLITSKKDGIVQWDLNNEEVQRALIDAVVEFVTTYNVGGIRLTNLENADTNFINNIIDEIKAVNDKIYVISNEDSDANFDASYYSDTSETFRNIYKNVDLDSSEQLKHIEPYAKGEDKPTQIMIDNIQSDRFVYDVEAFPPTRLKLSVAATLLLPGVPVMQYGTEIAMNGEAGTEAHQLYNFKTNDELIDAISNLQSLRNQSETLRNGEFKLVKNENGFLAFERISDDEHWLVVINNTGKTTRVDLSEEEIGVDKEIRGMFESEIIRANDEGNYPVVLDREMVEVYQIIDERGLNVGYLVALGFVYLIFIGFIVIILKRAKRNKITK
- a CDS encoding ABC transporter ATP-binding protein → MNTSDELLKIHNLHTGFRIKDTFYDAVDGVSLTLRKNEILAIVGESGCGKSTLATSIIGLHEPNNTRVQGEIMFKNTNLATLSEEEFEHVRGSDISMIFQDPLSALNPLMRIGEQIEESLKYHTDMSKDQRNERVFELLRQVGINRPERVVKQFPHQLSGGMRQRVMIAIAIACKPQIIIADEPTTALDVTIQSQILDLLIDLQNETNAGILLITHDLGVVAEVADRVAVMYAGEIIEEAPVEELFKRPKHPYTRSLFNSIPQMNAHSGRLNVIEGIVPSLIHLPRTGCRFAPRISWLPDSVHEDHPTLHEVSPGHFVRCSCWKVFHFKSEIGGTTS